CATGGATGATCCGGTAGAGCTCACCCTTGCGCCGGGAGAGCTCCTTCCAGAACGAACGCAGGAGGCTCACTCTCTCGCTCAAGGAGTAGCGTCTCCATAGCGCCGCGGCCGCTCGAGCGGCCGCGGCCTTGTGCGCCACGGCCTCATCCGTCATATTGAGGGCGATTTTCCCCATCCCGGGAATTCTAGCTCCTCTTGACAGAATCCACAAGTGGGGCTAGACTCATGGGCGGTGCGCCCCCTAATGCCTCTGGCGTGGGCTTTGCTCGCGGCCGCTAACCTGGCGGCGCAGGACGCCGATCCATCCCTGGAAAGCCTCAAGATAGACTTGGGAGATGCCCCCCGCGCCGAGAAGGCCTTGAATGCTGCGATCGAGAAAAACCCCAAGCATTGGCTCGCCTACCGGGCCCGGGCCATGGTCCGCCGCTCGCGCAAGAAATACCAGAAGGCGTTCGAGGACGCGACCTCCGCCCTCAAGATCAACCCCCGCGACGCCTGGTCCCACGACATTCTGGCTCTCATCCATATCGACCTCGGCCGCTATTTGGAGGCCGTCTCAGAGGCCAACGAGGCGCTGGCCCTGAACCCCAAGGACGCCCAAGCCCTGGCCGCGCGCGCCCGCGCCTGGGAGAGCCTCCAACGCCCGAGCCAGGGACTGGCCGACCTGAGGCAAGCTTCGGCCATCGATCCACAGCTTGGGGGGCTTTACCGGCAGGCCCTGGAGGGGCAAAGGGGCGAGTGGCTTTCCTCCTCTATCCTTTCGCCCGTCAGCGCCATGTTCCTGGCCGCTTTGGGCGTGCCCCTCATCCTCTTCGCCTTCGTTCTGTACCGCTGGGCCGACGCCGCCGAGCCAAAGCCCAGGCCCGCCATGCGCCGCTTCGACAGGCTGGGGTTTTCCCTGGAGACCCCGGCCAAGGACAGCGCCAGGCCATCCGGGTTCAGGCTCATGCGCGAGATAGGAGAGGGCGCGATGGGGATCGTCTACGAGGCCCTCGACAAGGCCCTCCAGCGCAAGGTGGCGATCAAGAAGCTGCGCGAGGACATCGCCCACGACCCCTGGCAGAAACAACAGTTCATGAGGGAGGCCCGGACCGTGGCGGGGCTCAAGCACCCGAACATCGTGGAGATATACACCGTGCTAGAACAGAGCGAGGGGCTGTTCCTGGTCTTCGAGTTCGTTTCCGGCCAGCCCCTCAACAGGATCATCAATTTGAGACTTACACTCAACCCCATTGAGGCCTTGTGCCTGGCGGAGCAGGTGGCAGAGGCCCTGGACTACGCCCATGAGAAAGGGGTCACGCACCAGGACCTCAAGCCCTCCAATATCATCGTGGACGGGGCCGCGGCCAAGGTCATGGACTTCGGCATCGCCCGCCATGAGCACTTTCCCCCGTCCTCTCCCAAGCCAGACACCCCGATCGGCACCCCCGCCTACATGGCTCCCGAGAGGGAGCAAAGCGGGCGGCCCGGGATGAAGGAATCGGACATTTACTCCCTAGGGGTCTGCTTTTACGAGATGGTGTCCGGCAAGAGGCCGTTCGGCGACGGCCAGGCCTACTTCCAAAAAATGCAGAGGACTTTCCGCCCCCTCTCCACGACGCTCCCGAACCTCCCGCCGGAGCTCGATCTCGTGATGGCGAAGGTCCTGCACCCCGAGCCACTGGAACGCCATGGATCGGCGCGGGAATTCATAGCCGACTTGAAGAAAGTCCTGGTCTCGAATCCCTCGAGCGGCCTGCTCTGACTCTTTACGGAGACGAGGGGCTGGCCGTCAAGTTCTGCAAAGGAGAGGGCTTGGTCTCCGTCGTTGTCGTCGAGTCTGGCTCCAGCTTCGCGGCTACCGACTCCTGG
The window above is part of the Elusimicrobiota bacterium genome. Proteins encoded here:
- a CDS encoding protein kinase: MGLDSWAVRPLMPLAWALLAAANLAAQDADPSLESLKIDLGDAPRAEKALNAAIEKNPKHWLAYRARAMVRRSRKKYQKAFEDATSALKINPRDAWSHDILALIHIDLGRYLEAVSEANEALALNPKDAQALAARARAWESLQRPSQGLADLRQASAIDPQLGGLYRQALEGQRGEWLSSSILSPVSAMFLAALGVPLILFAFVLYRWADAAEPKPRPAMRRFDRLGFSLETPAKDSARPSGFRLMREIGEGAMGIVYEALDKALQRKVAIKKLREDIAHDPWQKQQFMREARTVAGLKHPNIVEIYTVLEQSEGLFLVFEFVSGQPLNRIINLRLTLNPIEALCLAEQVAEALDYAHEKGVTHQDLKPSNIIVDGAAAKVMDFGIARHEHFPPSSPKPDTPIGTPAYMAPEREQSGRPGMKESDIYSLGVCFYEMVSGKRPFGDGQAYFQKMQRTFRPLSTTLPNLPPELDLVMAKVLHPEPLERHGSAREFIADLKKVLVSNPSSGLL